In Aquimarina spinulae, a single window of DNA contains:
- a CDS encoding efflux RND transporter periplasmic adaptor subunit: MKTNIYKLIAIFILLLTLGCNNKSATTSEEKHEEDNENFIELTDEQMKQTEIEIGKAQKRKIGNELSVNGMIDVPPQSNLSITVPYGGFLKFTDMLPGTRLRKGQLVARVENPDFIEFQRDYLEAVAKNEYLKADYERQETLNKENVSSTKVFQKAKSDYLINKANIQALESKLKMVGINPSNVTNGRVSSIVNVYSPINGVVREVYVNTGKYFGSEDVLMDITNAEDLHVELKVYEDDIPLIKNEQRIRFRLANEPDKWMEAEIFLIGNNVSDDRSITIHGHLKEKNQELLPGMFVNAKIEVGAREAYAVPEEAIVRFDGNHYVFAAGEKRSEGEALVTDFEMIPITKGTEEEGFVAITLEDKNKDISTIRLVIKDAFTILGKAKNSEEGGHGHGH; encoded by the coding sequence ATGAAAACAAACATATATAAATTAATAGCCATATTCATACTTCTGCTTACCTTAGGGTGTAATAATAAATCAGCTACAACTTCTGAGGAAAAACATGAAGAAGATAACGAAAACTTTATTGAGTTGACCGATGAACAAATGAAGCAAACTGAAATAGAAATAGGTAAAGCTCAGAAACGTAAAATAGGAAATGAGTTAAGTGTAAATGGGATGATCGATGTTCCGCCACAAAGTAATCTTTCTATTACGGTTCCTTATGGAGGATTTTTGAAATTTACCGATATGTTACCAGGTACACGATTAAGAAAAGGGCAACTTGTAGCAAGAGTAGAGAACCCTGATTTTATAGAATTTCAAAGAGATTACCTCGAAGCAGTTGCAAAAAATGAATACCTGAAAGCAGATTATGAACGTCAGGAAACACTAAATAAAGAAAATGTCTCTTCGACAAAAGTATTTCAAAAAGCAAAAAGTGATTACTTGATTAATAAAGCAAATATTCAGGCTTTAGAAAGTAAATTAAAAATGGTGGGTATCAATCCTTCTAATGTAACCAACGGAAGAGTATCTTCTATAGTAAATGTGTATTCTCCTATTAATGGAGTAGTGAGAGAAGTATATGTAAATACCGGAAAATATTTTGGATCAGAAGATGTATTAATGGATATCACTAATGCCGAAGATTTGCATGTCGAGCTCAAAGTGTATGAAGATGATATCCCATTAATAAAAAATGAGCAACGTATTCGTTTTCGATTAGCAAATGAACCTGATAAATGGATGGAAGCAGAGATTTTCTTAATAGGTAACAATGTTAGTGATGATAGATCTATAACTATTCATGGGCACTTAAAAGAGAAAAACCAGGAGTTGCTTCCGGGAATGTTTGTAAACGCAAAAATTGAAGTTGGTGCTCGCGAAGCATATGCGGTTCCAGAAGAAGCCATAGTTCGTTTTGATGGAAACCATTATGTTTTTGCAGCAGGAGAAAAAAGAAGCGAGGGAGAAGCCCTGGTTACAGATTTTGAAATGATACCGATCACTAAAGGAACCGAAGAAGAAGGATTCGTAGCAATTACATTAGAGGATAAAAATAAAGACATTAGTACCATTCGATTAGTAATAAAAGATGCTTTTACCATTTTGGGTAAGGCAAAAAACAGTGAAGAAGGAGGTCACGGTCACGGACATTAA
- a CDS encoding CusA/CzcA family heavy metal efflux RND transporter — protein sequence MLNKIIRYSITHKLIIGLLTLALIILGIYSSKQLPVDAVPDITNNQVQVITSSPTLASPEIERLITFPVEITMATIPEIEEIRSFSRFGLSVVTIVFEENVDVYWARQQVSERLVEAQSQIPENIGKPGIAPLTTGLGEIYQYVITTKPGYEDQYDATELRTIQDWIIKRQLLGTPGVADVSSFGGYLKQYEIAIRPERLNAMNISISEIFNALESNNQNTGGAYIEKNDKALFIRSEGLIGTIEDIKNILIKQTSDGIPVLISDVAKVQTGKAIRYGATTRNGEGEVVSAIVMMLKGANSAEVIKNVKDKIASITKTLPEGVMIEPFLDRTKLVNNAIGTVTTNLIEGALIVIFILLLLLGNWRAGLITASVIPLSLLFAFSMMHLFDVSANLMSLGAIDFGLIVDGAVIIVEATLFHLGALKFNRKLTQKEMDEEVYKSASKIRNSAAFGEIIILIVYLPILALVGTEGKMFGPMAQTVGFAILGAFILSLTYVPMMSALVLSKKGTYKENISDKIMNFFYRLYEPIIKWSMHSRIFILAITSGLFIIAYLVFNNLGGEFIPTLEEGDFAVETRVLTGSSLSNTIKATTKAEKIVLDNFPEVLQVVSKIGSGEIPTDPMPVEAADMMIILKDKSKWVSASNRSELANKMAEALEVLPGVAFGFQQPIQMRFNELMTGVRQDVAIKIYGEDLTRLSSYANQIGKIAGKVKGAVDVYVEEVTGVPQIVIDYNRAQLAKYGLDIKAVNNTIQAAFAGASTGLVYEGEKRFDLVVRLDNSNRTSLTDVQNLYINGHNGEQIPLQQLATVSIKDGPYQIQRDNTRRRIIIAFNVRDRDVQSVVEEISTKIDNQVNFASGYTVAYGGQFENLIKAKQRLAIAVPLALLLIFILLYFTFGSLKQGVLIFTAIPLSAIGGVFALWLRDLPFSISAGVGFIALFGVAVLNGIVLIAEFNRLKKEGITDIFERIYKGTKTRLRPVIMTATVASLGFLPMAISQTSGAEVQRPLATVVIGGLITATFLTLVVLPILYYYFEKRVQMKPKKTVLSLVVFLGVAGNMTSINAQTSEAKTIYQSLEEVMDAALRNNPNLKVAAFQTEQKHALKGASFNLPKTDFDLAYGQTNSDFDNDTRFSISQKFAFPTLYTNQNKLAKATIKSSELNQEVVQNEVVTQLKATYYQLWFLKSKQQLLQKQDSIYQRFVYAANLRFKTGESNALEQATANAEVADLQIKIQENNATIRGYQLLMQKLVNSENKVDIAVGDLKIKSNLLPVDQNATAVEKNPVLSFYKKQIAIADIKKSVAVSKMLPDITLGYFNQSFNGPGQTVNGSDVIFDSRNRFTGVKLGLAIPIWGKPHAAKIKAAKIRQKESQAQLDVVQNEVNTQLKMLLERLGKNQKNLLYYEKNALSQSELLLKQSQRGFTEGAIGYIEYVQGLNRALEIQTKYLEFINAYNQTLIEIESINAIQ from the coding sequence ATGCTTAATAAAATAATTAGGTATTCGATAACTCATAAATTGATTATTGGATTACTAACATTAGCACTGATTATTTTGGGAATATATTCATCAAAACAGCTGCCGGTGGATGCTGTTCCCGATATTACAAATAATCAAGTACAGGTGATTACCTCTTCTCCAACATTGGCATCACCAGAAATAGAGCGGCTAATCACTTTTCCTGTAGAAATTACAATGGCTACCATTCCCGAAATTGAAGAAATACGTTCGTTTTCACGTTTTGGGCTATCAGTAGTAACCATTGTTTTTGAAGAAAACGTAGACGTGTATTGGGCAAGACAACAAGTTAGTGAACGCCTTGTCGAAGCACAATCCCAAATTCCCGAAAATATAGGAAAACCGGGAATAGCTCCTTTAACTACAGGTCTGGGAGAAATTTACCAATATGTTATTACTACAAAACCAGGTTACGAAGACCAATATGATGCAACAGAATTAAGAACTATTCAGGATTGGATTATAAAACGTCAACTATTGGGTACACCAGGAGTAGCAGATGTAAGTAGTTTTGGAGGATATCTAAAGCAATATGAAATTGCAATACGTCCCGAACGATTAAATGCTATGAATATATCTATTTCTGAAATATTTAATGCATTAGAAAGTAATAATCAAAATACAGGAGGTGCCTATATAGAGAAGAATGATAAAGCCTTATTTATACGAAGTGAAGGATTGATAGGAACCATAGAGGATATAAAAAATATTCTTATCAAACAAACATCCGATGGGATACCGGTTTTAATTAGTGATGTAGCCAAGGTACAAACCGGAAAAGCTATTCGTTATGGCGCTACCACTCGCAATGGAGAGGGAGAAGTAGTAAGTGCTATTGTAATGATGCTTAAAGGAGCAAATTCTGCAGAAGTAATTAAAAATGTAAAAGACAAAATAGCATCTATTACCAAAACACTTCCAGAAGGAGTAATGATCGAACCTTTTTTAGATAGGACTAAATTAGTCAATAATGCAATTGGTACAGTGACCACTAATCTTATAGAAGGGGCATTGATTGTTATTTTTATCCTATTACTATTACTAGGGAATTGGCGTGCAGGACTTATTACAGCATCGGTAATACCATTGTCACTTTTGTTTGCCTTTAGTATGATGCACCTTTTTGATGTTTCTGCAAATTTAATGAGCCTTGGGGCAATTGATTTTGGTTTGATAGTAGATGGGGCTGTAATTATTGTAGAAGCTACTTTGTTTCATCTCGGAGCTTTAAAATTTAATAGGAAGTTGACACAGAAAGAGATGGATGAAGAAGTGTATAAATCAGCTAGTAAAATCAGAAATTCTGCTGCTTTCGGTGAAATTATTATTCTTATTGTGTATTTACCCATTTTAGCCCTGGTAGGAACAGAAGGAAAAATGTTTGGTCCAATGGCACAGACAGTTGGCTTTGCTATCCTGGGAGCTTTCATACTATCACTAACTTATGTTCCTATGATGTCTGCATTGGTGTTGAGTAAAAAAGGAACCTATAAAGAAAATATTTCTGATAAAATCATGAATTTTTTCTATAGACTATATGAACCTATAATTAAATGGTCGATGCATAGTAGAATATTTATTCTGGCAATTACATCAGGACTTTTTATAATAGCATATTTGGTGTTTAATAACCTTGGAGGAGAATTTATTCCAACACTTGAAGAAGGTGATTTTGCTGTAGAAACCAGAGTACTTACCGGAAGCTCTCTTTCTAATACAATAAAAGCTACAACCAAAGCAGAGAAAATAGTACTCGATAATTTTCCAGAAGTATTACAAGTGGTTTCAAAAATAGGTTCGGGAGAAATACCTACTGATCCTATGCCGGTAGAAGCTGCAGATATGATGATTATTCTTAAAGACAAATCAAAGTGGGTATCAGCTTCTAATCGTTCAGAATTGGCTAATAAAATGGCAGAAGCTTTAGAAGTGCTACCAGGAGTGGCTTTTGGTTTTCAACAACCGATACAGATGCGATTTAATGAACTAATGACGGGGGTGCGCCAGGATGTAGCCATAAAAATATATGGAGAAGATTTAACTCGACTTTCCTCCTATGCAAATCAGATTGGTAAAATTGCCGGAAAAGTTAAGGGAGCGGTCGATGTTTATGTAGAAGAGGTGACAGGAGTACCACAAATCGTAATCGATTATAATAGAGCCCAATTGGCGAAGTATGGCTTGGATATTAAAGCAGTTAATAATACAATTCAGGCAGCTTTTGCAGGAGCATCTACAGGATTGGTTTATGAAGGAGAGAAACGTTTTGATTTAGTAGTACGATTAGATAATAGTAACAGAACCAGTCTTACAGATGTGCAGAATCTTTATATTAATGGGCATAATGGAGAACAAATTCCATTGCAACAACTGGCAACTGTATCTATCAAAGATGGTCCTTATCAAATACAACGAGACAATACAAGACGACGTATTATCATTGCTTTCAATGTTAGGGATCGCGATGTCCAGAGTGTTGTAGAAGAAATTAGTACTAAAATTGATAATCAGGTAAATTTTGCATCAGGATACACCGTTGCTTATGGAGGTCAATTTGAAAACCTGATCAAAGCTAAGCAACGCCTGGCGATAGCAGTTCCTTTAGCATTACTGCTTATTTTTATTCTATTGTATTTTACTTTTGGTTCTTTAAAACAAGGAGTTTTAATATTTACAGCAATTCCCCTTTCTGCTATAGGAGGTGTCTTTGCTCTTTGGCTTCGGGATTTACCATTTAGTATTTCTGCTGGTGTTGGTTTTATAGCCTTATTTGGTGTAGCAGTATTAAACGGAATTGTACTTATTGCAGAATTTAATCGATTAAAAAAAGAAGGTATTACCGATATTTTTGAACGAATTTATAAAGGTACCAAAACTCGATTACGACCCGTAATTATGACTGCAACCGTTGCTTCATTAGGATTTTTACCAATGGCAATTTCTCAAACCTCGGGAGCAGAGGTACAACGACCTCTGGCAACAGTAGTTATAGGAGGATTGATTACCGCTACTTTTTTAACCCTGGTGGTATTACCTATTCTCTATTATTATTTTGAAAAAAGAGTACAAATGAAACCCAAAAAAACAGTGCTTTCACTAGTCGTATTTCTTGGAGTAGCAGGAAATATGACAAGCATAAATGCTCAGACTAGTGAAGCAAAAACCATATATCAAAGTTTAGAAGAAGTTATGGACGCAGCGTTAAGAAATAATCCAAATCTAAAAGTTGCTGCATTTCAAACCGAACAGAAACATGCCTTAAAAGGAGCTAGTTTTAACCTACCCAAAACTGATTTTGATCTGGCATATGGACAAACCAATAGCGATTTTGATAATGATACTCGGTTTAGTATCAGCCAGAAATTTGCCTTCCCTACACTTTACACGAACCAGAATAAATTGGCTAAAGCAACGATAAAATCTAGTGAATTAAATCAAGAAGTGGTTCAAAATGAGGTAGTAACGCAATTAAAAGCAACATATTATCAATTGTGGTTTCTAAAGAGTAAACAACAGTTACTTCAAAAACAAGATAGTATTTATCAGCGATTTGTATATGCTGCAAACCTGCGATTTAAAACAGGAGAAAGTAATGCATTAGAACAAGCAACAGCCAATGCAGAAGTTGCAGATTTGCAAATTAAAATACAGGAGAATAATGCAACCATACGAGGATATCAATTGCTTATGCAAAAATTGGTAAATTCTGAAAACAAGGTTGATATTGCTGTAGGGGATTTAAAAATAAAATCAAATTTGCTGCCAGTAGATCAAAATGCTACAGCTGTAGAGAAAAATCCTGTACTATCTTTTTACAAAAAACAAATAGCGATTGCCGATATTAAGAAATCGGTAGCCGTATCAAAAATGCTTCCCGATATCACATTAGGGTATTTTAATCAATCTTTTAATGGCCCGGGACAAACCGTAAATGGATCCGATGTGATTTTTGATTCTAGAAACAGATTTACCGGGGTAAAGTTAGGTTTAGCAATTCCGATTTGGGGCAAACCACATGCAGCAAAAATAAAAGCGGCAAAAATTCGTCAAAAAGAAAGTCAGGCACAGTTAGACGTGGTTCAAAATGAAGTTAATACCCAGTTAAAGATGCTTTTAGAACGACTAGGAAAAAACCAAAAGAACTTGTTGTATTATGAGAAAAATGCGCTTTCACAATCCGAATTGTTATTAAAACAATCTCAGCGAGGTTTTACAGAAGGAGCTATCGGATATATAGAATATGTACAAGGACTCAATCGGGCACTAGAAATTCAAACCAAATACTTAGAATTCATAAACGCTTACAATCAAACTCTTATCGAAATTGAAAGTATAAACGCAATTCAATAA